Proteins co-encoded in one Gallus gallus isolate bGalGal1 chromosome 27, bGalGal1.mat.broiler.GRCg7b, whole genome shotgun sequence genomic window:
- the LOC428293 gene encoding feather keratin Cos1-2-like isoform X1, translating into MPQDMGQYRSIIKGSPAPCFLIHYSSHLLLRSQVHIHPRDMSCCNPCVPCRPCGPTPLASSCNEPCVRQCQDSIIAIEPSPVVVILPGPILSSFPQNTVVGSSTSAAVGSILSCQGVPITSGGFDLSCISNRYCGRRCTPC; encoded by the exons ATGCCTCAGGATATGGGGCAGTATAGGTCCATTATAAAAGGCAGCCCAGCTCCTTGCTTTCTCATCCACTACTCTAGCCACCTTCTTCTTCGGAGCCAG GTGCACATTCATCCCCGAGACATGTCCTGCTGCAACCCATGCGTGCCATGCCGGCCCTGTGGCCCAACTCCTCTGGCCAGCAGCTGCAATGAGCCCtgtgtcaggcagtgccaggactccaTCATTGCCATTGAGCCCTCTCCCGTGGTGGTGATCCTGCCcggacccatcctcagctccttcccacagaACACTGTTGTGGGATCCTCCACCTCCgctgctgttggcagcatcctcagctgTCAGGGAGTGCCCATCACCTCGGGCGGCTTTGACCTCTCCTGCATTTCCAACCGCTACTGTGGCAGAAGGTGCACCCCCTGCTAA